One stretch of Nomascus leucogenys isolate Asia chromosome 9, Asia_NLE_v1, whole genome shotgun sequence DNA includes these proteins:
- the FGF5 gene encoding fibroblast growth factor 5 isoform X2, which yields MSLSFLLLLFFSHLILSAWAHGEKRLAPKGQPGPAATDRNPRGSSSRQSSSSAMSSSSASSSPAASLGSQGSGLEQSSFQWSPSGRRTGSLYCRVGIGFHLQIYPDGKVNGSHEANMLSQVHR from the coding sequence ATGAGCttgtccttccttctcctcctcttcttcagcCACCTGATCCTCAGCGCCTGGGCTCACGGGGAGAAGCGTCTCGCCCCCAAAGGGCAACCCGGACCCGCTGCCACTGATAGGAACCCTAGAGGCTCCAGCAGCAGACAGAGCAGCAGTAGCGCTATgtcttcctcttctgcctcctcctcccccgcAGCTTCTCTGGGCAGCCAAGGAAGTGGCTTGGAGCAGAGCAGTTTCCAGTGGAGCCCCTCGGGGCGCCGGACCGGCAGCCTCTACTGCAGAGTGGGCATCGGTTTCCATCTGCAGATCTACCCGGATGGCAAAGTCAATGGCTCCCACGAAGCCAATATGTTAA